The following are from one region of the Gammaproteobacteria bacterium genome:
- a CDS encoding IS30 family transposase: MGKNYDQLSIEERAMIQTQLEMGVKPAAIAKSITRSASTVSRELRRNGWSRPKTPRGPGRPAVAGGYRAEAAHKRAHGCTIKPRVEGRLRLGTTLWDSVMRHLKAGYSPEQIAGTLALVHPDTPTLQVSHETIYTAIYAMPRGELRTEVIGWLRFGHAKRRPRARGEDRRGRIPDMVSIHDRPPEIEERLIPGHWEGDFIKGAHNRSSVGTLVERTTLFTVLAKMENATAEATLTGFSHVLNRIDAQKRLSLTYDQGREMAAHQRLTETTGVKVYFADPHSPWQRGINKNTNGLLRQYLPKGSDLSGFTQEELDAIAWQLNTRPRKSLGFKCPAELFTPDSFDFRQHHAALFALGH, encoded by the coding sequence ATGGGAAAAAACTACGATCAATTGAGTATTGAAGAGCGGGCAATGATACAAACGCAACTGGAGATGGGGGTCAAACCTGCCGCAATTGCCAAGTCCATAACCCGGTCAGCCTCTACCGTCTCACGTGAACTTCGGCGCAATGGCTGGAGCCGCCCGAAAACGCCTCGCGGCCCTGGACGACCGGCTGTGGCGGGAGGCTATCGTGCCGAGGCAGCCCACAAACGTGCGCATGGCTGCACGATCAAGCCGCGTGTTGAGGGTCGCCTGCGACTGGGAACCACGCTGTGGGATTCAGTCATGCGCCACCTGAAAGCAGGCTACTCACCGGAGCAGATTGCTGGCACACTGGCGCTTGTGCATCCAGATACCCCTACCTTGCAGGTTTCCCATGAGACCATCTACACCGCCATCTACGCCATGCCGCGTGGCGAACTGCGCACGGAAGTGATTGGCTGGTTGCGTTTCGGCCATGCCAAGCGCCGTCCCCGTGCGCGTGGCGAAGACCGGCGCGGACGGATTCCTGACATGGTCAGCATTCATGACCGTCCGCCTGAGATTGAAGAGCGGTTGATCCCGGGCCACTGGGAGGGTGACTTCATCAAGGGCGCGCATAATCGCTCATCTGTCGGTACGCTGGTGGAACGGACCACGCTGTTCACGGTACTGGCAAAAATGGAAAATGCGACGGCTGAGGCGACGTTGACCGGCTTCAGTCATGTGCTCAACCGCATTGATGCGCAAAAGCGCCTCTCGTTGACGTACGATCAAGGCAGGGAAATGGCGGCACACCAACGGCTGACAGAAACCACAGGGGTGAAAGTATATTTTGCCGATCCACACAGCCCCTGGCAGCGCGGCATCAACAAGAACACCAATGGTCTGTTGCGGCAGTACCTGCCCAAGGGGAGTGACTTGAGTGGTTTCACGCAGGAGGAGCTGGATGCGATTGCCTGGCAACTCAATACCCGACCACGCAAGTCACTGGGCTTCAAATGCCCAGCCGAGTTGTTTACACCAGACTCTTTCGATTTCAGGCAGCATCACGCTGCGCTTTTTGCACTTGGTCATTGA
- a CDS encoding IS110 family transposase — MAQRNRSLSLKSPTSRQALCLTHPNAAGIDIGSAAHFVAVPPDRDDEPVREFPSFTADLNRLADWLAACGVDTVAMESTGVYWIPLYELLEARGFTVLLVNARHVKNVSGRKSDVLDCQWLQQLMSYGLLHGAFRPADNVCALRSLSRQRAMLLRSQARHVQHMQKALTQMNIQLANVISDVVGETGQKILRAIVAGERDGRVLAAMKNVRIHASAEDIAKSLQGNWRAEHLFALKQALALFDFYGAQLTERDREIEQQLQSLQVHDGEPAKGKKRGRARNAPKFDLRTQLFKMCGVDLTRIDGIDVTTALVVASEVGTDMSRFPTDKHFASWMGLCPGTRITGGKVLSGKTKRCANRAAQALRLAAAALRSSQSALGAYFRRMCSRMDKPKAVTATAHKLARLIYAMLTKGEEYTDQGQHYYEERYRERVLHQLNKRAEKLGMKLVATEQPA; from the coding sequence ATGGCGCAACGCAATCGATCGCTGAGTTTGAAGTCCCCGACGTCCCGACAGGCCTTGTGCCTGACCCACCCCAACGCTGCCGGTATCGACATAGGCAGCGCCGCGCATTTTGTGGCTGTACCGCCTGATCGAGACGACGAGCCGGTGCGCGAGTTCCCGAGTTTCACCGCCGATCTCAATCGTCTGGCCGACTGGCTGGCCGCGTGCGGCGTGGACACCGTGGCGATGGAGTCCACGGGTGTGTATTGGATCCCCTTGTATGAACTGCTGGAGGCGCGTGGCTTCACCGTGCTGCTGGTCAACGCACGGCATGTCAAGAATGTCTCGGGCCGCAAGTCCGACGTGCTGGACTGCCAATGGCTGCAACAGCTCATGAGCTACGGCCTGTTGCACGGCGCGTTTCGTCCGGCCGACAACGTATGCGCGCTGCGCTCGCTGTCGCGCCAGCGGGCGATGCTGCTACGCAGCCAGGCACGGCATGTGCAGCACATGCAAAAGGCGCTCACGCAGATGAACATCCAACTGGCCAATGTCATCTCCGACGTGGTTGGCGAGACGGGGCAGAAAATTCTGCGCGCCATCGTGGCTGGAGAACGTGACGGGCGGGTGCTGGCCGCGATGAAGAATGTGCGCATCCATGCCAGTGCCGAGGACATCGCCAAGAGCCTGCAGGGCAACTGGCGAGCTGAGCATCTGTTTGCACTCAAGCAGGCGCTGGCCTTGTTCGACTTCTATGGCGCGCAACTGACCGAGCGCGACCGGGAGATTGAGCAGCAACTGCAAAGCCTGCAAGTTCACGACGGCGAGCCCGCCAAGGGCAAGAAGAGAGGCCGCGCGCGCAATGCCCCGAAGTTTGATCTGCGCACGCAGCTGTTCAAGATGTGCGGCGTAGACCTCACGCGCATCGACGGTATCGACGTCACCACAGCGCTGGTGGTGGCCTCAGAGGTGGGCACCGATATGTCACGGTTCCCCACGGACAAGCACTTCGCCTCGTGGATGGGGTTGTGCCCGGGCACCAGGATTACTGGCGGCAAGGTGCTCTCCGGCAAGACCAAGCGCTGCGCCAATCGCGCCGCCCAGGCTCTGCGATTGGCTGCTGCCGCGTTACGCAGCAGCCAATCGGCGCTGGGCGCATACTTCCGTCGGATGTGCTCACGCATGGACAAACCCAAAGCAGTGACAGCCACCGCTCACAAGCTGGCTCGGTTGATCTACGCAATGCTGACCAAGGGCGAGGAGTACACCGACCAGGGGCAGCACTACTACGAGGAGCGGTACCGCGAACGCGTGCTACATCAGTTGAACAAGCGCGCCGAAAAGCTCGGTATGAAACTCGTCGCCACTGAGCAGCCTGCCTAA